A part of Nocardioides sp. WS12 genomic DNA contains:
- the gcvH gene encoding glycine cleavage system protein GcvH has protein sequence MTNPAELKYTVEHEWLREPGEVAGSVRVGITDFAQEALGDIVYVSLPEVGAAVSAGTPCGELESTKSVSDVYAPVTGEIVAVNEALDATPELVNNDPYGAGWLFEVVPADGTQVDGLLDASAYEAQLDT, from the coding sequence ATGACGAACCCCGCCGAGCTGAAGTACACCGTCGAGCACGAGTGGCTGCGTGAGCCCGGGGAGGTCGCCGGGTCCGTCCGGGTCGGCATCACCGACTTCGCGCAGGAAGCCCTCGGCGACATCGTCTACGTCTCGCTCCCCGAGGTCGGTGCCGCCGTCAGCGCCGGCACCCCTTGCGGTGAGCTCGAGTCGACCAAGTCGGTCAGCGACGTCTACGCGCCGGTCACCGGCGAGATCGTTGCCGTCAACGAGGCGCTCGATGCCACCCCCGAACTGGTCAACAACGACCCCTACGGTGCCGGCTGGCTGTTCGAAGTCGTGCCCGCAGACGGCACCCAGGTGGACGGATTGCTCGACGCGTCCGCATATGAGGCCCAGCTCGACACCTGA
- a CDS encoding hemolysin family protein, with translation MSDVAAILLAVFLLAANAFFVGAEFALISARRSQIEPRAQAGSRMAKITLAAMERVSQMMAGAQLGITICSLGLGAVGEPALAHLIEPVFHELHMPDAWLHPVAFVIAMTIVVFLHVVLGEMVPKNLAIAGPDRAALVLGPPMYGIVLVLRPIIVVINAFANGILRLLNIEPKDEIGSTYTREEVAALVEESHGEGLLAEDEYGRLSGALGFTEKTIASVTMRQDSLATVVRGSTGADVEAICAATGFSRFPVVSDGTEGPSELIGYLHIKDVLEPDEERRMRPVGDRWIRPFATVTPDTPLHDALEVLQRRGAHMARVVEADGTTLGVAALEDVIEELVGVIRDAAHSDEQAAN, from the coding sequence ATGAGTGACGTCGCTGCCATCCTGCTCGCGGTCTTCCTGCTCGCCGCCAACGCGTTCTTCGTCGGTGCCGAGTTCGCCCTGATCTCCGCACGCCGCAGCCAGATCGAACCCCGTGCCCAGGCCGGTTCCCGGATGGCCAAGATCACCCTCGCGGCCATGGAGCGCGTCTCGCAGATGATGGCGGGCGCCCAACTGGGCATCACCATCTGTTCGCTGGGCCTCGGTGCGGTGGGGGAGCCGGCCCTGGCCCACCTGATCGAGCCGGTCTTCCACGAGCTCCACATGCCTGACGCATGGCTGCACCCGGTCGCCTTCGTGATCGCGATGACGATCGTGGTGTTCCTGCACGTCGTCCTCGGCGAGATGGTGCCCAAGAACCTCGCCATCGCCGGCCCGGACCGTGCGGCCCTGGTCCTCGGGCCACCGATGTACGGCATCGTGCTGGTGCTGCGCCCGATCATCGTGGTGATCAACGCTTTCGCGAACGGCATCCTGCGGCTGCTCAACATCGAGCCCAAGGACGAGATCGGCAGTACGTACACCCGCGAGGAGGTCGCCGCGCTGGTGGAGGAGTCCCACGGCGAGGGCCTGCTCGCCGAGGACGAGTACGGCCGCCTCTCCGGTGCCCTCGGCTTCACCGAGAAGACGATCGCGTCGGTGACGATGCGCCAGGACTCCCTGGCAACGGTGGTGCGCGGTTCGACCGGGGCCGACGTCGAGGCGATCTGTGCAGCGACCGGCTTCAGCCGCTTCCCGGTGGTGTCGGACGGCACGGAGGGACCGAGCGAACTGATCGGCTACCTGCACATCAAGGACGTCCTCGAGCCCGACGAGGAGCGGCGGATGCGCCCGGTGGGGGACCGCTGGATCCGTCCGTTCGCAACCGTCACCCCGGACACCCCCTTGCACGATGCCCTCGAAGTCCTCCAGCGCCGCGGCGCTCACATGGCCCGGGTCGTGGAGGCCGACGGTACGACGCTCGGCGTCGCCGCACTCGAGGACGTGATCGAAGAACTCGTCGGCGTCATCCGCGACGCGGCGCACTCGGACGAGCAGGCGGCCAACTAG
- a CDS encoding acyltransferase: MPLVRLPSRRLLNRSVHAVWRWVEQVGDVAPGTDLADGFGRFGRGSCLGFPIATLYGASAIHIGEDTLVGRFATLSVGYGPTQTVLPHRALVVGDRCVLGARICVTAHESITIGDDVWFGQDVFISDASHGYQDPDVPVGQQFGAHQPVSIGSGSWIGHGAIILPGATIGRNCVVAAGSVVRGIVEDHTVVGGVPARVIRRLEPGVGWVTPTAKVEASRPAP, from the coding sequence GTGCCTCTCGTCCGGTTGCCTTCGCGCCGCCTCCTGAACCGTTCCGTCCACGCTGTCTGGCGGTGGGTCGAGCAGGTCGGCGACGTCGCGCCGGGCACCGATCTGGCCGATGGCTTCGGGCGTTTCGGCCGCGGAAGTTGCCTCGGGTTCCCCATCGCGACCCTGTACGGCGCCAGCGCGATCCACATCGGCGAGGACACCCTGGTCGGCCGGTTCGCCACCCTCTCGGTCGGCTACGGACCGACCCAGACCGTGTTGCCCCACCGGGCCCTGGTGGTCGGCGACCGCTGCGTCCTCGGTGCCCGGATCTGCGTCACGGCGCACGAGTCGATCACGATCGGCGACGACGTCTGGTTCGGACAGGACGTGTTCATCTCGGACGCCAGCCACGGCTACCAGGACCCCGACGTCCCGGTGGGCCAGCAGTTCGGCGCGCACCAGCCCGTCAGCATTGGCTCCGGGTCCTGGATCGGGCACGGCGCGATCATTCTTCCCGGCGCCACCATCGGACGGAACTGCGTCGTGGCGGCCGGTTCGGTGGTCCGCGGCATCGTCGAGGACCACACCGTGGTGGGTGGCGTGCCTGCCCGCGTCATCAGGCGACTCGAGCCGGGCGTTGGCTGGGTCACGCCGACCGCTAAGGTGGAGGCTTCCCGCCCCGCTCCGTGA
- a CDS encoding DUF881 domain-containing protein codes for MPEESPTSPANTATDRLMQALLRPSRKQVVAGLLLALLGFAAVTQVRVTGTDETYAGLRQQDLIDLLDGLAGTRQRAEAEVDRLEDVAAGLRDDSTKRQTALEQAQKSVDNLNILAGLVPVTGPGIRVTITEIDGRLTLASLLDTIQELRTVGAEAIAINGTVRVVAQTSFAETEGGFTVDGEQVEAPYVIDVIGEPGVLGGALTFALGPKKQIEEDGARIEARELKAIDIEAVARRDRPRYAAPDQGQ; via the coding sequence ATGCCTGAGGAGAGCCCCACCAGCCCCGCGAACACGGCCACCGACCGCCTCATGCAGGCGCTCCTGCGGCCCTCTCGCAAGCAGGTCGTTGCCGGCCTGCTGCTGGCGTTGCTCGGGTTCGCCGCGGTCACCCAGGTGCGGGTGACGGGCACCGACGAGACCTACGCCGGCCTGCGGCAACAGGACCTCATCGACCTGCTCGACGGACTTGCCGGCACGCGCCAGCGTGCGGAAGCCGAAGTCGATCGCCTCGAAGACGTCGCCGCCGGCCTCCGTGACGACTCGACCAAACGGCAGACCGCGCTCGAACAGGCGCAGAAGTCGGTCGACAACCTCAACATCCTCGCGGGGCTCGTGCCCGTGACCGGCCCCGGCATCCGGGTCACGATCACCGAGATCGACGGCCGACTGACCCTGGCATCCCTGCTCGACACGATCCAGGAGTTGCGCACGGTCGGTGCCGAGGCGATCGCGATCAACGGCACCGTGCGCGTCGTCGCCCAGACCTCCTTCGCGGAGACCGAGGGCGGCTTCACCGTCGACGGCGAGCAGGTCGAGGCGCCGTACGTCATCGATGTCATCGGCGAACCGGGTGTGCTCGGGGGTGCGCTGACGTTCGCGCTGGGGCCGAAGAAACAGATCGAGGAGGACGGCGCCCGCATCGAAGCGCGCGAACTGAAAGCGATCGACATCGAAGCTGTTGCGCGACGCGACCGGCCTCGGTACGCCGCCCCTGACCAGGGGCAGTAA
- a CDS encoding MerR family transcriptional regulator codes for MAVAFARGEREPLLNIGQVLDMLEPDFGGLISISKLRGLEDDGLIKPDRTAAGYRKFSHADVERLRYILRMQRDHYLPRRVIREHLDAMDRGLEPPAPDPVVPTVPKVAIGVDGLPAPESFRRTDKLRLSRKELIKVAEIDEKLLGQLEDFALITPSATGHYDTDALVIAQTARELADFGIEPRHLRAFRTAADREVGLIQQVVAPVRGSRDAGASARADEAVVELAALSVRLHATLVKAGLRRI; via the coding sequence ATGGCCGTGGCCTTTGCCCGCGGCGAGCGGGAGCCCCTGCTCAACATCGGACAGGTCCTGGACATGCTGGAGCCCGACTTCGGCGGGCTGATCAGCATTTCGAAGTTGCGTGGCCTCGAGGACGACGGGCTGATCAAGCCCGATCGCACCGCCGCGGGGTACCGCAAGTTCTCCCACGCCGACGTGGAGCGGTTGCGCTACATCCTGCGGATGCAGCGCGACCACTACCTGCCCCGACGCGTGATCCGCGAACACCTCGACGCCATGGACCGTGGCCTCGAGCCCCCCGCACCCGACCCCGTCGTGCCCACGGTGCCCAAGGTGGCCATCGGCGTGGACGGCCTGCCCGCGCCCGAGTCGTTCCGTCGTACCGACAAGCTGCGACTCTCGCGCAAGGAGCTCATCAAGGTGGCAGAGATCGACGAGAAGTTGCTCGGACAGCTCGAGGACTTCGCGCTGATCACCCCTTCTGCCACCGGGCACTACGACACCGATGCACTGGTGATTGCCCAGACGGCCCGTGAGCTCGCCGACTTCGGCATCGAGCCGCGGCACCTGCGCGCCTTCCGCACTGCCGCCGACCGCGAGGTCGGGTTGATCCAGCAGGTCGTTGCTCCCGTGCGCGGCAGTCGCGACGCCGGAGCAAGTGCCCGCGCCGACGAGGCCGTGGTCGAACTCGCGGCGCTCTCGGTGAGATTGCACGCAACTCTGGTCAAGGCTGGGCTCCGCCGCATCTAG
- a CDS encoding DUF2786 domain-containing protein, translating to MPDTRDVYAAEDLFASWLDEASRRPGEPLRIQVGSAPREFEPETEPRFTDPGHVQEFVDRVLAHLRTAESRYDDGSGLDLAGVPIAVRARRGHRQAHYERDELPLRGVMAIPPREVGGAWSLRAAVVLHEVAHHLRGGAGHDKDFRTTFLRLLEDIGMPVLADLLHTAYRLNGLDTGVDDEDRTLLRIGRLLRQAERTSNTAERDAFFTKAQALATRHQIALAVARATASIEERREDPSWETVLIGETGKRSLARYVRLMLEIAQANDVRVAIYTSNTRVTLYGFPSDISIVKALYASLVTQMVTDGDAHLRSGAHKADTREVWNGRRRRWELQPVHGSTARAAFYEAWADHVGERLKAARDLARAAAIKADVAAPVASTSTELALRAKEVEVVDYFALMRRDHGIRGTWKGTASAVHAAPGSRDAGIKAAARARLGTERALENQL from the coding sequence ATGCCTGACACCCGGGACGTCTACGCCGCGGAAGACCTGTTCGCGAGCTGGCTCGATGAAGCGAGTCGTCGCCCCGGCGAGCCGTTGCGGATCCAGGTCGGCAGCGCGCCCAGGGAGTTCGAGCCCGAGACCGAGCCCCGGTTCACCGACCCCGGCCATGTCCAGGAGTTCGTCGACCGGGTGCTCGCGCACCTGCGTACCGCCGAGAGCCGGTACGACGACGGTTCCGGGCTCGATCTCGCCGGAGTGCCGATCGCGGTCCGCGCCCGGCGCGGTCACCGGCAGGCCCACTACGAACGCGATGAGCTGCCCCTGCGGGGAGTGATGGCCATTCCGCCGCGCGAGGTCGGCGGCGCGTGGTCGCTCCGGGCTGCCGTCGTACTCCATGAAGTGGCGCACCACCTCCGCGGCGGCGCCGGCCACGACAAGGACTTCCGGACGACCTTCCTGCGCCTGCTCGAGGACATCGGGATGCCAGTGCTGGCCGACCTGCTGCACACGGCCTACCGGCTCAACGGGCTCGACACCGGGGTCGATGACGAGGACCGCACCCTGCTGCGGATCGGTCGGTTGTTGCGCCAGGCCGAGCGGACGTCCAACACCGCCGAGCGCGACGCGTTCTTCACCAAGGCGCAGGCGCTGGCCACCCGCCACCAGATCGCGCTGGCCGTGGCCCGCGCGACCGCGAGCATCGAGGAACGGCGCGAGGACCCCTCGTGGGAAACGGTGCTCATCGGCGAGACCGGCAAGCGCTCACTCGCCCGCTATGTCCGGTTGATGCTGGAGATCGCCCAGGCCAACGATGTGCGCGTCGCGATCTACACGAGCAATACCCGGGTCACGCTCTACGGCTTCCCGTCTGACATCTCGATCGTGAAGGCGCTCTACGCCTCCCTCGTCACCCAGATGGTCACCGACGGCGACGCCCACCTGCGTTCGGGCGCGCACAAGGCCGACACCCGTGAGGTCTGGAACGGCCGTCGACGACGCTGGGAGCTCCAGCCCGTACACGGTTCGACCGCGCGTGCGGCGTTCTACGAAGCGTGGGCCGACCACGTCGGCGAGCGCCTGAAGGCAGCTCGCGACCTCGCCCGCGCGGCCGCGATCAAGGCCGACGTCGCGGCTCCCGTAGCGTCCACCTCCACCGAACTCGCGCTGCGTGCCAAGGAGGTCGAGGTCGTCGACTATTTCGCGTTGATGCGGCGCGACCACGGCATCCGCGGTACGTGGAAGGGCACCGCGTCGGCGGTGCACGCCGCACCGGGCTCTCGCGACGCCGGCATCAAGGCGGCGGCGAGAGCCCGGCTCGGAACCGAGCGAGCGCTCGAGAATCAGCTGTAG
- a CDS encoding FHA domain-containing protein: protein MPFCTACGRQNPDDARFCSQCGNRLVEQDASTPAVSDATATIQFGAGASAGDRVETSDRALSPVDAAAVDALPTGHALLVVQKGPGSGSRFLLDADEVTAGRHPESGIFLDDVTVSRRHAVFRRDGGTFTVEDAGSLNGTYVNRDRIEKTQLTDSDEVQVGKYRLVFFSGHESL, encoded by the coding sequence ATGCCGTTCTGCACCGCCTGTGGTCGGCAGAACCCCGATGATGCGCGGTTCTGCTCCCAGTGCGGCAACCGCCTGGTGGAGCAGGACGCGTCGACGCCCGCCGTCAGCGACGCGACCGCCACCATCCAGTTCGGTGCCGGTGCCTCCGCCGGTGACCGCGTGGAGACCTCTGACCGCGCGCTCAGCCCCGTGGATGCTGCTGCGGTCGATGCGCTGCCGACCGGACACGCCCTGCTGGTCGTCCAGAAGGGCCCCGGTTCCGGGAGCCGTTTCCTGCTGGACGCCGACGAGGTGACGGCCGGACGCCACCCGGAGAGCGGGATCTTCCTCGACGACGTCACCGTCTCCCGTCGCCACGCCGTGTTCCGTCGTGACGGCGGCACCTTCACGGTCGAGGACGCAGGCAGCCTCAACGGCACCTACGTCAACCGCGACCGGATCGAGAAGACGCAACTCACGGACAGCGACGAGGTCCAGGTCGGGAAGTACCGGCTGGTCTTCTTCTCCGGTCACGAGAGCCTCTGA
- a CDS encoding DUF881 domain-containing protein, with product MSDTIDRTRTPLLTLITLEALDRDYQAAASRRGVDTREGAGSRVAVVLVMAAFAMLVTVAAVQTSQNADVDDASRASLISRIESRRAVVGDLQADIADQRAANTAAEATLRSLGSRYGDTQADATAIGALTGFEPVTGDGIRATLDNPPNAGEDDAVVRDTDLALLANGFWAAGAEAISINGQRLSPMSGIRNSGEPVEVNGIGIAPPYTILVVGNQRTLSANFIDTSSGLQFLALKDQYGFPYRADNEDDLHLPAAPASTRQLRSATVLSNPKIEGGEAP from the coding sequence GTGAGTGACACGATCGACCGGACCAGGACTCCGCTGCTGACCCTGATCACGCTGGAGGCGCTCGACCGCGACTACCAGGCGGCTGCGTCCCGACGCGGTGTCGACACCCGTGAAGGAGCCGGCTCACGGGTTGCGGTCGTCCTCGTCATGGCTGCCTTCGCGATGCTCGTGACCGTCGCCGCTGTACAGACTTCGCAGAATGCCGACGTCGACGACGCGAGTCGGGCCAGCCTGATCTCGCGGATCGAGTCGCGGCGCGCCGTGGTCGGAGACCTGCAGGCCGACATCGCTGACCAGCGCGCGGCCAACACCGCTGCGGAGGCGACCCTCCGGTCCCTGGGTTCTCGGTACGGCGACACCCAGGCCGACGCCACGGCGATCGGCGCACTCACCGGCTTCGAGCCGGTCACCGGTGACGGCATCCGCGCCACTCTCGACAATCCGCCCAACGCCGGCGAGGACGACGCCGTCGTGCGCGACACCGACCTGGCCCTGCTGGCCAACGGGTTCTGGGCCGCCGGTGCCGAAGCGATCTCCATCAACGGCCAGCGACTGTCTCCGATGAGCGGCATCCGCAACTCCGGCGAGCCCGTCGAGGTCAACGGCATCGGCATCGCGCCGCCGTACACGATTCTGGTGGTCGGCAACCAGCGGACCTTGTCGGCCAACTTCATCGACACCTCCAGTGGTCTCCAGTTCCTCGCGCTGAAGGACCAGTACGGCTTCCCGTACCGGGCGGACAACGAGGACGACCTGCACCTGCCGGCGGCACCCGCGTCGACCCGACAGCTACGGTCGGCCACGGTCCTGAGCAATCCCAAGATCGAAGGAGGTGAGGCACCGTGA
- a CDS encoding CDP-alcohol phosphatidyltransferase family protein: MGAPETRDEPAAGRQVLTVPNVISASRLLGVPLFLWLVLGPEADVWALVVLMVAGGTDFLDGWLARKLNQQSELGRLLDPVADRFYILAVVIGLAMRDVIPWWVAASLPLRDLLLWGLVPLLRTRGYSALPVHFLGKAATFNLLYAFPLLFLGDGEGTVATLAQIFGWSLALWGIGLYWWAGVLYAWQVRKLLATTERRPRGAGSRE, encoded by the coding sequence GTGGGTGCACCCGAGACGCGCGACGAACCTGCCGCGGGCCGTCAGGTGCTGACCGTTCCCAACGTGATCAGTGCCTCGCGACTGCTCGGCGTTCCCCTTTTCCTGTGGCTGGTGCTCGGCCCGGAGGCCGACGTCTGGGCACTGGTCGTCCTGATGGTCGCCGGCGGGACCGACTTCCTCGACGGCTGGTTGGCACGCAAGCTCAACCAGCAGTCCGAGTTGGGTCGACTGCTCGACCCGGTCGCCGACCGGTTCTACATCCTCGCCGTGGTGATCGGTCTCGCGATGCGCGACGTCATCCCGTGGTGGGTCGCGGCCTCACTGCCGTTGCGCGACCTGCTGCTGTGGGGGCTCGTGCCGCTGCTGCGGACCCGTGGTTACAGCGCGTTGCCCGTGCACTTCCTGGGCAAGGCCGCGACCTTCAACCTGCTCTACGCCTTCCCGTTGCTGTTCCTCGGCGACGGAGAAGGCACCGTCGCCACGCTCGCGCAGATCTTCGGGTGGTCGCTCGCGTTGTGGGGGATCGGTCTCTACTGGTGGGCCGGCGTCCTCTACGCGTGGCAGGTGCGCAAGCTCCTCGCCACCACCGAACGCCGCCCCCGGGGAGCGGGTTCGCGTGAGTGA
- a CDS encoding CDP-glycerol glycerophosphotransferase family protein, translating into MQQPHVIAYFADDPTRVYQLLQWIPVLERLDASHPVGILTRNAETQAIVEERTSLPVYFAPGFADLAQLYDDLDAKVVVYCNNSMWNFNSLLDGRMLHVHINHGESDKHSMVSNNAKAYDRVFVAGEAAVQRHRAALMELDESRLVRIGRPQLDLRPAPLLPRSERRTVLYAPTWEGDAEYNDYTSVDVFGAEIVASALAVDDVRLVYKPHPKITSSLTPAIREGHQAILDLIERANENDPEAGHAAIWQGDILAVFPGCDAMITDVSSVGLDWLYLQTDKPIMITDRHHDAERLRQEVPVSRCADVLDVDNLAELTDLLTDRLDHDEHRIARAAMRHHYFDDNGVGDSTVRFVESITELVHIRDTHQGSAVVGAA; encoded by the coding sequence GTGCAGCAACCCCACGTCATCGCCTACTTCGCCGACGACCCGACCCGGGTCTACCAGCTCCTGCAGTGGATTCCCGTGCTGGAGCGGCTCGATGCGTCCCACCCGGTCGGCATCCTGACCCGGAATGCGGAGACCCAGGCGATCGTGGAGGAGCGGACCTCGCTCCCGGTGTACTTCGCGCCGGGCTTTGCCGACCTCGCCCAGTTGTACGACGACCTGGACGCCAAGGTCGTCGTGTACTGCAACAACTCGATGTGGAACTTCAACTCGCTGCTCGATGGTCGGATGCTGCACGTCCACATCAACCACGGCGAGAGCGACAAGCACTCGATGGTCTCGAACAACGCGAAGGCCTATGACCGCGTCTTCGTCGCCGGCGAAGCCGCCGTTCAGCGCCACCGCGCCGCCCTGATGGAGCTCGACGAGTCCCGCTTGGTCCGGATCGGCCGGCCGCAGCTCGACCTGCGCCCCGCTCCCCTGCTCCCCCGCAGCGAGCGGCGCACCGTCCTCTACGCCCCGACGTGGGAGGGCGACGCGGAGTACAACGACTACACGTCGGTCGACGTCTTCGGTGCCGAGATCGTCGCGTCCGCGCTGGCTGTTGACGACGTGCGGCTGGTCTACAAGCCGCACCCGAAGATCACCTCGAGTCTGACCCCGGCCATCCGCGAGGGACACCAGGCGATCCTCGACCTGATCGAGCGGGCCAACGAGAACGACCCGGAGGCCGGCCACGCCGCCATCTGGCAGGGCGACATCCTGGCCGTCTTCCCCGGCTGCGACGCGATGATCACCGACGTGTCCTCGGTCGGCCTCGACTGGCTGTACCTCCAGACCGACAAGCCGATCATGATCACCGACCGGCACCACGACGCCGAGCGGTTGCGCCAGGAAGTGCCGGTCAGCCGGTGCGCCGACGTCCTCGACGTCGACAACCTGGCCGAGCTGACCGACCTGCTCACCGACCGTCTCGACCACGACGAGCACCGGATCGCACGTGCCGCGATGCGCCACCACTACTTCGACGACAACGGCGTCGGCGACAGCACGGTGCGCTTCGTCGAGTCCATCACCGAGCTCGTCCACATCCGCGACACCCACCAGGGATCGGCGGTTGTCGGCGCCGCCTGA
- a CDS encoding hemolysin family protein yields MTAWLLLGLAILLIVACGLFVAAEFAFVTVDRSQVDRAADEGDHSAIGVQKALRSLSTQLSGAQVGITITNLAIGFLAEPAIAELLRGPLESAGVSDGAVRPVAVGTALVLSTFFTMLIGELVPKNVAIALPMTTARLTQRPMRAFTAAAGGPIRVLNGSANAIVRRLGVEPQEELRSARSSTELASLIQRSAHEGTLDADTAELMERSVEFGTRTAGEIMTPRVRTRSLEANDRASAVIALARESGNSRFPVLDESDAVVGTVHVKNAVALPLHERATTKVKHLMVRPIVVPDSLRLDPLMALLRADGFQMAIVLDEYGDHAGIVTLEDVIEEIVGDIADEHDRLGSRGRLRRDGTWSLSGLLRPDEVEDLTGVELPEGEDYDTVAGLVLQVLGRIPSSGDQAVVPLGHEGEDDEEPARQAVLTVDHMDGLRIDRISMRVEVVDE; encoded by the coding sequence ATGACCGCCTGGCTGTTGCTGGGACTTGCCATCCTCCTGATCGTGGCGTGCGGCCTCTTCGTTGCCGCCGAGTTCGCGTTCGTGACCGTGGACCGCAGCCAGGTCGACCGCGCTGCCGACGAGGGCGACCACTCGGCCATCGGCGTGCAGAAGGCGCTGCGCTCGCTGTCGACGCAGTTGTCCGGCGCGCAGGTCGGCATCACGATCACCAACCTCGCCATCGGATTCCTGGCTGAGCCAGCCATTGCCGAACTCCTGCGCGGGCCACTGGAGAGTGCAGGAGTCTCTGACGGTGCCGTGCGTCCGGTTGCCGTCGGCACGGCGCTCGTGCTCAGCACCTTCTTCACGATGCTCATCGGTGAACTGGTCCCGAAGAACGTCGCGATCGCACTGCCGATGACCACCGCCCGGCTGACCCAGCGCCCGATGCGGGCCTTCACTGCCGCGGCCGGCGGTCCGATCAGGGTCCTCAACGGCAGCGCCAACGCCATCGTCCGCCGGCTCGGCGTCGAACCGCAGGAGGAGTTGCGCTCCGCCCGCAGTTCGACCGAGCTCGCCTCGCTGATCCAGCGTTCCGCTCACGAAGGCACCCTCGACGCCGACACTGCCGAACTGATGGAGCGCTCGGTCGAGTTCGGCACGCGTACGGCCGGCGAGATCATGACGCCCAGGGTGCGCACCCGCTCGCTGGAGGCCAACGATCGCGCCAGCGCCGTCATCGCGCTGGCCCGCGAGTCCGGCAACTCCCGGTTCCCTGTGCTCGACGAGTCCGATGCCGTCGTCGGCACCGTGCACGTCAAGAACGCCGTCGCCCTGCCGCTGCACGAACGCGCGACCACCAAGGTCAAGCACCTGATGGTCCGACCGATCGTCGTGCCCGATTCCCTGCGCCTGGACCCGTTGATGGCCCTGCTGCGCGCCGACGGCTTCCAGATGGCCATTGTCCTCGACGAGTACGGCGACCACGCCGGGATCGTGACGCTGGAGGACGTGATCGAGGAGATCGTCGGCGACATCGCCGACGAGCACGATCGCCTCGGTAGTCGTGGCCGCCTGCGCCGCGACGGCACCTGGTCACTCTCTGGCCTGCTGCGCCCCGACGAGGTCGAGGACCTCACCGGCGTCGAACTGCCGGAGGGCGAGGACTACGACACCGTCGCCGGCCTCGTGCTGCAGGTGCTCGGCCGGATCCCGTCCTCGGGCGACCAGGCCGTCGTACCGCTGGGACATGAGGGTGAGGACGACGAGGAGCCGGCCCGTCAGGCCGTGCTGACCGTCGACCACATGGACGGTTTGCGGATCGACCGGATCTCGATGCGCGTGGAGGTCGTCGATGAGTGA
- a CDS encoding small basic family protein — protein MIAVLGLLVGVTLGFVLSPDVPQSLEFYLPIAVVAALDAVFGALRAYLDGIFDDKVFVVSFLSNVVIAAGIVYLGDRLGVGGQLSTGVIVVLGIRIFTNAAAIRRHLFHA, from the coding sequence GTGATCGCCGTTCTCGGTCTGCTCGTGGGCGTGACTCTCGGATTCGTGCTGTCTCCCGATGTCCCGCAGTCGCTGGAGTTCTACCTGCCCATCGCGGTGGTCGCTGCGCTCGACGCGGTGTTCGGCGCGCTGCGTGCGTATCTGGACGGCATCTTCGACGACAAGGTCTTCGTCGTCTCGTTCCTCAGCAACGTGGTGATCGCGGCCGGCATCGTCTACCTCGGTGACCGCCTCGGCGTCGGTGGCCAGCTCTCGACCGGTGTCATCGTCGTCCTCGGGATCCGGATCTTCACCAACGCAGCCGCCATCCGGAGGCACTTGTTCCATGCCTGA